The Ralstonia pseudosolanacearum genome includes the window TCTGGAAGCTGTTCATCTACAGCTACCTGGTCTCGCGCCGCATCACGACGCCCGACTACACCTGTCATGGCAACGATCCCGAAGAGGTCTATTGTTGCACGGCCGGGCAGAGCATCGACCGCGAGCGCGCGCTGATCCAGTCGTGCGGCCGCTATTTCGAACCCGCACGCCTGGGGCTGGACCCGGCCGACTGGCGCCGCTTCTGGCAGCAGGCGGGCTCGCCCGCGTGGCTGCGCGATGCGCGCGCGCTGCAGCCGGCCCGCCGCGTTGCCGTCGCCGACCTGCTGGCCGCGTTGCGCAGCGTGCCAGCCGATGGCCGCGAGGCCGCCGCGCACACGCTGGTGTCGGTGCTGACGGTGGGGCGCGGTGAAGGGACGGTCTCGCACTTCGGCAGCCTGCTGCGCGCCAAGACCTGGACCATGCCCGATCCGCAGCGCCCCGGTGTGTCGATCGGCGGGGCCGCCGGCTGGCTGGCCGACGGCACGGTGGTCTGGCTCGGCGGTTCCGGCGCGAGCAACCGCGTGCTGGCCGCCGCCGCGCCGCGCCTGATGCCGCTGCTCGAGCACACGCCCGTGCCCGACGACGATGCCTGCGTGGCGGTCGACTTCTTTGCGCGCTACCCGATCCGCGAGGTGCGCGATGCCGAGGGCAAGCCGGCCGCCGCGGGCCGGCTGGATGGCCGCTACGCCGTGCGCTTCGTCAACGGCAATACGCTGGCGATCGACAGCCGGGGCGAGCTGGCGCTGTCGCGCGAAAGCGGTGCCCCGGTCATCACCGGACGCCTCGGCATGAACGACTACGTGGCCCGCGTGGTGGAGCGCGAGGGCGAGCTGGCCGAGCCGCAGGCCGCCCGCGCGCTGGCCGTGGCGGCCCGCAGTTACCTGGTGCAGCACGCCGCGCGCGACAAGGGCTGCTACCGCATCGCCGACACCTCCCGCGCGCAGCGCGTGCTGCCGCGCCCGCCGTCCGCCGCCGCCCGCAGCGCCGCCGCCTTCACGGACGCGCTGGTCCTGACCGGCCAGCCGGTGCAGTACCACGGCACCCTGAGCGCACGCGGCCGGATGGGCTGGACCGA containing:
- a CDS encoding YfaQ family protein, producing MHSGWLARAVLTGLVWAGGALACAPAVAAPPPPAEPLRYATLSGGQGAQGDAARLWQFSADPAAGAPQPVPLARDVETPLGSVWKLFIYSYLVSRRITTPDYTCHGNDPEEVYCCTAGQSIDRERALIQSCGRYFEPARLGLDPADWRRFWQQAGSPAWLRDARALQPARRVAVADLLAALRSVPADGREAAAHTLVSVLTVGRGEGTVSHFGSLLRAKTWTMPDPQRPGVSIGGAAGWLADGTVVWLGGSGASNRVLAAAAPRLMPLLEHTPVPDDDACVAVDFFARYPIREVRDAEGKPAAAGRLDGRYAVRFVNGNTLAIDSRGELALSRESGAPVITGRLGMNDYVARVVEREGELAEPQAARALAVAARSYLVQHAARDKGCYRIADTSRAQRVLPRPPSAAARSAAAFTDALVLTGQPVQYHGTLSARGRMGWTDARAAAQRGLGFDAILAQWWPQATLTSFQSPVAGDCLPVAGAQPWLQAQAPRWSARLAAEPGYETPPLPAVCVVREGRPYADARRNRLYIQRFAGEEDRIALAHEYLHLAFARHPRGQDEGFVEATARRLIRGEGLL